The genome window TCCTTATTTAATTCCTTTAAAAAATAACTAAAAAAAGAATTAACATTTAAAATGCTAGTTCTTTTTTTCTAATTAAAATATTAAATTAACATTAAAGAATTCAACATAAATTCAAAATTATATTTAACACTAATTATTTATATCGATAGGTACCGCATTTAGCACTACACCAACAGGTCCTAATTTTTCAATCAATTTTTTTGTCTTACCATATGGAAACTTCTTCACTAATGTAAAGGGAAGATTTTTCGAGCCTTTTAATAGATCTCCTGTTGAAATATCAATTGCTAGTACACTTTTTATCTTTACTAAATCTTTTAATCCCCCATTAGGAGTTTCTACTAACACTATATTACACGTATCAGGGAATTCCACTTCTATTTTCTGTATTTTTTCATTTAAACATCCTGTATTTACCCACTCACTAAAATCTAAAGTAATTACAGTAGCATGATTTGAATCCATATCACCAGAATCAACAACCAATACTTCTTTTGCATCTGCACCTTGCAACATTAAAAAAACATTACCACTACCATCATCACCCATAGAAACATAACCATTTGCATATTCAGTTACTTCCCAGGTCTCATTTCGTTCTATAATATCCTCAGTACCATAAATCGTTAAACCTCCACCAATCGAAAAACCATTTGTATATTTCAATAAATCTTTATATACATTAGGTAATTTTATTTTCATCACATCTTCTAATCCTTGAATTTCAATATCATTTGCTGGATTATTTTTTATTAAACCAGGAATTCTAGATAAATTTATTATTTTTTACAAAACCTCCCAAACCATCGAAATATTTATAAGCATCCGCCAATACCTTTCTTGGTTCCGTTGCAAAGTTTTTTAAATGAAGCTAAACTGTAGGGAAGATGTGTTGAGGAGAATGAGACATGAGATATTTTAAAGGAAAACAGTTCAAGAAAGACATTATTTTAGTAGCCGTTGGCTATTACTGTCGTTTTTCTTTAAGCTATCGTGATGTATCTGAGATTCTCAAGGAACTCGGTGTGTCAGTTCATCCAACAACAATCATGCGTTGGGTTCATGAATATGGCAATCTAATCTATCAAATGTGGAAGAAGAAAAACAAATCAGCACTCCATGCTTGGCATTTGGATGAGACGTATATCAAAGTCAAAGGAGAATGGTGTTATTTATATCGTGCCATTGATAGTGATGGACATACACTGGACTTTCAACTTCGAAAAACACGTAATCATCAAGCTGCTTATGCCTTTATGAAAAGACTGGTAAAACATTTTGGAGAACCATCGGTTCTTACGACAGACAAGGCCCCAGCTTTACTTTGTGCATTCAAAAAATTACAGAAAGCCGATTATTATACACATACCAAACACTGTACCATTAAACATCGTAATAATCTCATTGAACAAGATCATCGACATGTCAAACGCCGGTTTGTGAAATCAGCTGGATTTCACACTCTTCGTCATGCTTCTCGTACAATCAAAGGAATCGAAACGATTCAGGCTATATATAAACAGAGGCGAAATCTTCAAACAGATTTCGCCTTTTCAGTGTACAATGAATTACAACAATTAATGGCCACTGCATAAGTAGTTTTCCTTATTTATCCACTCGTTTATGCTTTTTTCAAACTTTGCAACAGAATCAAATTTCTCTTTCCTCATAATCGTCTAATATTCCTAGAATTTTCGAAGCCTTTGAGTCCATGCGGTTAACTCCTATCAATTATTTTAGAACTTAACTAATCTCAGTTTGTAACTCCATTCCAAACATCGACATCATTATCATCTAAAATGGCTTTAATTTTATCTTTCTCAAAAACTACCAGATATTCATAAGGTAAGGCTAAAACTTGAATAATTGAAGGTCTAATTTTTAGTAGCTGATATGCGTAAAATGCTTCTAATTCACCTTCAGTTTCTTCGGTTTCATCGACAGGACCGATATACCAACCAGAATCACCTTTGTCACAATCCCTAGCTCTTTGTAAATAAACCTCATCTAGTTGTAACACATTTTTTGAAGTCACTATTTTATCGCTAAACTTTATTATTTCACCATCAATATTTAACTGACGTAAACAATGTACTTGTTCTAATTGCACCCATAAAGCAATTGTTAGATCATCTGTAGTATCCTTAAATGGATTTTTTGTATAATCTGGGGCAATAATGTGATACCCATCTTCACGTTTGGATAGAACAAAAATAGACCAACCAACTTGTATAGAAAATCCATCAACTAATTTGTTATCTTCTACTTTAGTTAGCAAATACAATAACTTTTCTATCTGGGGGCTTAAATGTTCTTCTGCTGTAGCTATTATTTTTTTACCACCTATATTTTTAACTATTGTTTTCAATGGATTGTAACCTCTCTTTTATTGATTTTTTCAAAGCTTCTCTAGCCACTGCTTCACGTTCTAACATTTCTAGTCTTATAATTTCGGGAACCTTACCGTATTTAGGGTGCCCCGGCCATGTACTCCAATCTTTTGCATTCTTAGAAGCATTTGTTGGTTTTCCAAGTCCAACAAAGTTTACATCCATATTAAGCACTTCTATTTGTTGTTCTCTCGGTAATAGGTCAAAACCTTCCATGTCCGTTATTTCTTTCATTGAAACAATATGGTCAGCTTCAAGTTTTTCGACTTCATAACCATATACAGGGTCAACTTTGGGTACATCTGTATTTACGCTTTTTCTTATCCTATTATTGGGTGTTCTCTTCCTTAAATCTTTATATTCCTCTTTTGAAACCGCAAATTGATTTAATAAGTCTTTCGCTTCTTGGTATGCCCCACCAAGTTCATATTTTATAGAACTTCCTCCAACATCAGCATAAGCAAAACGGTTTCCAGTGTTCAACTTAAAATCATTTAATACATTTCTATATGCAGCAGAATTAGTAATAAACGACTTTCCTTTTGCTAGGTTGCCAGCGATTGCTACCTTCCCTGCTTGTCCTGCTTTACTAAGACCTTTATCACCAATAAAACCTGTTAATAATGATGCTACACCATAGGCAGCATAGTGCTCTCTACTTTCCATATCTCCGTTCCAGAAATCATTAATGAATGAATCTGATAAAGCATTCCATGCAGCAGGAAGTGTTTCTTTATAATTAATAATTGCATCTCGCATGTTTAACCACGTT of Bacillus clarus contains these proteins:
- a CDS encoding SMI1/KNR4 family protein, whose protein sequence is MINLSRIPGLIKNNPANDIEIQGLEDVMKIKLPNVYKDLLKYTNGFSIGGGLTIYGTEDIIERNETWEVTEYANGYVSMGDDGSGNVFLMLQGADAKEVLVVDSGDMDSNHATVITLDFSEWVNTGCLNEKIQKIEVEFPDTCNIVLVETPNGGLKDLVKIKSVLAIDISTGDLLKGSKNLPFTLVKKFPYGKTKKLIEKLGPVGVVLNAVPIDINN
- a CDS encoding IS6 family transposase; this translates as MRYFKGKQFKKDIILVAVGYYCRFSLSYRDVSEILKELGVSVHPTTIMRWVHEYGNLIYQMWKKKNKSALHAWHLDETYIKVKGEWCYLYRAIDSDGHTLDFQLRKTRNHQAAYAFMKRLVKHFGEPSVLTTDKAPALLCAFKKLQKADYYTHTKHCTIKHRNNLIEQDHRHVKRRFVKSAGFHTLRHASRTIKGIETIQAIYKQRRNLQTDFAFSVYNELQQLMATA
- a CDS encoding immunity protein Imm33 domain-containing protein codes for the protein MKTIVKNIGGKKIIATAEEHLSPQIEKLLYLLTKVEDNKLVDGFSIQVGWSIFVLSKREDGYHIIAPDYTKNPFKDTTDDLTIALWVQLEQVHCLRQLNIDGEIIKFSDKIVTSKNVLQLDEVYLQRARDCDKGDSGWYIGPVDETEETEGELEAFYAYQLLKIRPSIIQVLALPYEYLVVFEKDKIKAILDDNDVDVWNGVTN
- a CDS encoding T7SS effector LXG polymorphic toxin; this translates as MSLNMYLGEVHTQTQSMNAVCTATIQGMEQAIQSIDVFTGDTVLQGQTYDSAKAYFAQTFRPLAQGIIYLCEELIRQNDAFPSQFQSQVASTDVNEQEILEQIQGIDRMRAGVEGISNVLPAMQAMMGIFDMMKRKLQEKLEHLHEFNYTSSSNYDTALQLAASIATGLAEVQSGKGFSPASGTFSTQGLDMEWATSIQAIEEERARQATNLIEEGAMCGKLPPKSDFEKAWERDKKDLSDAWTGISTGFVDGAVDAWEGFVALGDKETWLNMRDAIINYKETLPAAWNALSDSFINDFWNGDMESREHYAAYGVASLLTGFIGDKGLSKAGQAGKVAIAGNLAKGKSFITNSAAYRNVLNDFKLNTGNRFAYADVGGSSIKYELGGAYQEAKDLLNQFAVSKEEYKDLRKRTPNNRIRKSVNTDVPKVDPVYGYEVEKLEADHIVSMKEITDMEGFDLLPREQQIEVLNMDVNFVGLGKPTNASKNAKDWSTWPGHPKYGKVPEIIRLEMLEREAVAREALKKSIKERLQSIENNS